The following is a genomic window from Lysinibacillus sp. JNUCC-52.
CTTGACAGCCTATTTTCACAGACTAAATCTGCCGTTTTCCCTTCATCATGCTTCGTCTTTTTCAGTACTTTCATTTATAATAAGGCTGATAAATAAGAAATGAATGCCAACCTTAAAGGAAAGGGCGTATGAACTTTGCAAGAACCAACAATTTTAATTGTAGAGGATGAAGCAGATTTAGCTAATCTACTAAAGGTGAGTCTTCAAAAAGAGGGCTATAAGCTTATCCATATAGCTAACTCCATCGACAAAGCGTGGTCGAGCTTTCAACAGGTGAAACCCGATATTGTGCTACTTGACGTTATGCTTCCAGACGGTGAAGGCTATGATTTATGCCGACGTATTCGTGAAGTTTCACATATTCCAGTTCTTTTCTTGTCAGCGAAAAACGAAGAGATAGATAAAATTTTAGGGCTCGCCATTGGCGGTGACGACTATATTACTAAGCCTTTTAGTCCTAAAGAAGTTGCCTATCGAGTAAAGGCACATTTGCGCCGAGCAGGCTATCAAATACAGGAAACAACAACTACTACACAAATAAAGACGATACAGGTTGGACCATTTGTGCTTAATAGCGATGAAACAGAAGTACACAAAGATGGTACATTATTAGAATTAACAGCTAAGGAAATCGGCTTAATGGCTTGCTTTATGCATAATCCAAACCGCATTTTAAGTAAGGAAACATTATTTGAACGTGTCTGGAGTGAGGATTTTTTCGGCTCAGACAATACGGTTATGGTGCACATTCGTCGTCTTCGTGAAAAAATTGAACACGATCCTTCAAAACCTGTTTATATAACAACGGTCAAAGGGCTTGGCTATAAATTAGTCGTGCCAAAAGAGCCACAAACATGAGATGGCGATTAACAGCTCGTTTTTTACTATCTATATTGTCTATAGTCATTATCGTTATTTTCGTCAATACCGCCATTTTTATAGGGTTAATGATATATCAGCAATACAATAAATTTAATGATGCTACTGCAGACACAGAGGAAATCTTTGTGCGTGGATTTCAACAGTATATTGATATAAATAATGGTCAGCCTTCCGTAAGTGAAGAAGGGCTGCAACAGTTACATCAAAGAAATGCGTGGATTCAATTGCTTGATGCAAACGGACAAGTTATCGATGGCTATTTTACTCCTCCCAAGGCACTTTCCCATTATGCTCCCGTCGATTTAATTCAAGTTTATAAATATAAGGAATTCGATGTTGATACGACGGTTTATGTAGGCAGTAAAGATAATATTAGCTATTTAATTGGCATTAAAGGTAGTGGCGTATCAAGGTTAGTTGTTCATCTATCAGGTACCTCTATACTACAACTTATCGGGAAGTTTGGATTGCTTATAGTTATTGCCGATTTATTAGTCGCAACACTTGTCGGCTGGTTATTTGGTCGTACATTAACGAAGCCTCTTTACGCAATGATCGAACGCATTCAGCATTTAAAAAATCACAAACATATGCCAATCAAAGTGCCAAAAGGTCTTTATCGACCTGTATTTGAAAATTTAAGTGAAGTATCGAGTGAGCTAGCTGCACATGAGCAAGAACGCAAACGACTAGAGTTGATGCGTGAGGAGTGGATTAGCAACGTCTCTCACGATATGAAGACGCCACTAGCTTCCATACGTGGTTATGCAGAGTTACTAAATGATCGGGGCTTATTACCAAATGAGCAAACCGAATATGCACAAATTATTGAAAAGCAGTCATTGCATATGCAAGATTTACTCGATGATTTAAATTTAACAATGCGGCTAAGACATCAGCAGCTCCCACTAGCTTTGACAGACGTCAATATCGTTCAGTTTATGCGGGAAATTGTCATCGACACACTAAATACGCCACCCTATGAACAAGCAAATATCGAATTTGATGCAACAGCAGAGGTCATTGTCCATTCGATTGACGAGCATTTTATGCGGCGTGCTGTGATAAATTTTTTATATAATGCAATACTGCATAATCCTCCAGATGTATGTGTTCACGTGTTAGTAGATGCTAACACCATCACAATTACTGATAATGGTCATGGCATTAGTGCTGAAGACCTTACACATATATTTGAGCGTTACTACCGTGGAACAAATACTGAGCAAAAACAAGGGACTGGACTTGGCACTGCTATTGCACGAGATATTATTGAAGCACACGGTGGTACGGTGTCCATTACATCTGAGGAACAAAAAGGGACAACTGTCACAATTCAATTGCATAAAGTGAACGAAAAATAAAGAAGAGCGGTCCAATTATTATGGACTGCTCTTCTCTTATATTTTATTTCATTTGCGCTTGTACTTTTGCAGGCATGTCATCATATTGAATTTCATCATAAGACGTCACTTCATTTTCTTTTTTCACATAAAGCTTTAAATATGCATCTAGTCGCAAATTTTTTTGAGCAGAAAATTTCAACATCATTTCTTCTCCGTTTTCTTTAAAGGCTGGTAGCTCATACCAATACGTTTGGATAATTTGCCCATCATTCGCCTTAAATTCTTCAACTTCCCCATCGGCAGTTATATGCACATAGTAAGTGTCTTTATTTAAGCGATTAAAATCTACTGTCATGAGTACGCAAAGACCTGCTACAAATAAGATAAACAGTGCCCCAATACTTATAAACGTCTTTTTCATATTAATTCCCCTGTCTCACAATTTTATAAAACGACCGTACAGTAAAGAGGTAATACAAGCCGTAAATAACTGAATATGCAACCATCCATAATAGTACAGGCTTCGTTATGTCCATATTAAATAATTGTGAAAAAGCTAAAAGCGCAAAAGCACTGTGCACGATGCCAACAATAAGCGGTGCGCTAAATATAACGGCAACCTGCCCTGCAACTGTCTTCAATATTTGCTTACTATTCACACCAATTTTATTTAATACTGCATACTTCGCCTGATCTTCTTCTGCTTCTGTTAACACTTTAAAGTAAATAATACTTCCTGTAGCTGCTAAAAATACTAACCCTAAAAAGCTTCCTACAAATAGTAATGAACCGACAGTACCTAGACTATCCTCATAGCTTTGAGGCACACTTGAAAACCATTCTTGCTGCTCAGTAGATAGCTGCTTATAAATTTGTTTAGAAATACTTTGTTGCTTTAAATCATTGTCCATGCTGACAGCCTGCATTGTAACACCTTCTGCATTTGTTGTATCAAATGCAAGATCGTTTACGACAAGCACCGTACCCGCTGGAATAAAGTTTAGCACACTGTCTGTATACATTTTGTCGATATGGAAGGATTCCCCGCTTAGCAATTTAAAGTTTTCGCCTGTATAGTCATGTGAAAAACGTTCATCATAGCTAACGTCTAGTAGTACAGCTGAACCGTCTGCAACATGCAGCTCACGATTTTTCCCTTGTAATGTCGCTAAACGATTGTAATCAGATTCCTTCAATAATGTATATTCAAAAAATGCAAATTCATTATCGACACGTAAATTTTTGGCATGAATCGTTTCATTGTATATCACGTTCTGTTGGTCAAATTCAACAGCGTCACCTTTCCACATAAATGTGTTTGGTAGCATTTGACGTACGCTTTCTTCAGTATTGTAGTACATCCCAAATACGCCACCACCAGCAGTAATCGTCGTTGCGCTTAAAATCGCGATGATGGATAACGATTTAGCATTTGCTCGTATTCGATATAGTAGTTGTGAAACACCGATTAAATTCAAGCCTCTCCAAGACCAAGATGTTGCCTTTTTCAAAGCTGTCAGTACGAAAACGCTCACACTATGGAATAGTAGATATGTCCCCACAATTGTTACACCGATTACTAAAAGGGGTGTACCGAGGATTGTGAACAGCTTCCAAATAGGACTAGTGAAAATATCAGAAGAGGCCGTATAATAGCCAAATGCAATAAGTACTGTCCCCATAATTGCGGCTAAAAATGATGCACGTGGAATTTTTTCACCCTGCTTCTCTGCGTGGAACAAATCAATTAGTTTAAATTGATAAATAACACGGTAGCCCTGTAAAGAAGTAAATAAGAATAGTACTGCAAAGATTCCCGCTGTCTGTAGCACAGCTTCAGGAGTAAATGTTAAATTAGCTACGACCTGATAGCCCATCAGTCGCACTAAAATTGTTAATAACACCTTTGACATAAAAAAGCCTATTATGATACCTAAAACCAATGATACGAGCCCAATAACTAAATTCTCAAAAAAGAGCATTAGGCCAATTTTTTGTTTACGGACACCTAGTAGTGAATAAAGTGCCACTTCTTTTTTTCGCTTCTTCATAAAAAATGAATTAGAATATGCGATAAATATTACAATGAAAAATAGTAGCACAATTGACGATGCACTCATTAATCCTTTAATTTGCTGTGACATACTCGTTGAGCCTGCAAGATCGTCACTGTATTTTAACGTTACAAATGTAAAGTAAATCACGATGCTAAATACCATTGAGGCAATATATAAAAAATAATTTGAGAAATTGCGCTGAATATTTTTACGAGCCAAACTAAATAACGTCATTTACTCCACCTCCGACGCTTGCAAGCACCTGTAATATTTCCTGGAAAAACTGCTTTCTCGTCTGTGTACTACGATGAATTTCCTTGGAAAGCTTGCCGTCTTGAATAAAGAGAATACGCTGGCAGAAGCTTGCTGCAAAAGCATCATGCGTGACCATCATGATTGTAGCCGCATGGGTTTGATTCAAATCACTTAAACTTTCTAATAAATCCGTTGCTGATTTTGAATCGAGTGCGCCTGTTGGCTCATCGGCAAAAATTAGCTTAGGCGAAGTTACTAATGCACGTGATGATGCTGTTCTTTGCTTTTGACCTCCAGAAATTTGATAAGGATATTTATCTAGTAGCTCACTAATGCCAAACAACTGTGCGATACGCTCTACTCTTATAGCAATTTCCTTCTGCGGCACCTTTGCAATGGCAAGTGGTAGTACAATATTTTCACGAACTGTTAAGGAATCGAGTAAATTATAATCTTGGAAGATAAAGCCTAAGTTATCACGACGAAAATCTGCTAACTGTGTATCTTTCATATGTGCTAAATTTGTATTTCCTATTACAATATCGCCAGTTGTTGGCGTATCAATTGTTGCTAATACATTTAAGAGCGTCGATTTCCCTGCACCAGAAGGCCCCATCACACCGACAAACTCTCCTTGTCCTACTTCAAATGTTATATTCTCAAGCGCTGTAAATGTATTCGCGCCTTTGCCGTATGTTTTTCCTACATTTTGTACTTTTAATAATGGCGTCATATACGCTCACCTCTTTCTGTTTCCAGTATACGGCCCTAAACTTACAGCAAAATTGTCGCAAGCTTACAACAACCTTAAATCAAAAAAAGCATGCACATCATGTGCATGCTTCAAACTAGACATAAGGTAAAAAACGAGTGTCAGGCACTCAAACAATTTACAATAAATTTAATACTCGTCGATTGGAGCGCGGGCGACTCCTGCGGGAACAGCACAAAACCTAAGACGCAACAGACGGCGCGACAGCGACGGTTGCGGCTTACGGTGTGCCCGCGGAAAGCGCCCGACCGTAGCAGGAATCAACGAAGACAGTAGTCTTCTACAATATATCCCCATCCGTTCTCTATGCTAGTACGTTTTTAATATCCTCTTCCATACTACTTGGCTTATCAGCAGAGCCGTAGCGTTTAATAATTTCCCCATTGCGATCTACTAAAAACTTTGTAAAATTCCATTTCACATTACTTCCAAGGAAACCTTTAGAATGCGTTGTTAAATAGTTAAAGACAGGATGTGCCTCCTTGCCATTTACTTTCACCATTTCATGCATTGGGAACGTTACACCGTATGTTAAACGACATTGTGAGGCAGCTTCTTCCGCAGAGTCTACCTCCTGCTTAAACTGATTTGACGGGAAGCCAAGCACAACTAATCCATCATCATGATATTTCTTATAAAGCTCTTCTAATTCCTCAAATTGTGGTGTAAAACCACATTTTGTTGCGGTATTGACGATTAACATTGCCTTGCCCTTATACTTCTCTAAGCTATACTCTGTCCCATCCTCTAAAGCTACATCAATATCATAAATATTCATCTTTTATTCCTCCTATTTACCATTATTTTATATACGTGCATTCACTCTTGCCGCTTGCTGTAACGGATCCCAAACGCCATTAAAAGGAGGCGCATAGGCTAAATCTAAATCGAGTAAATCAGGTAATGTCATTTTATTGAATAGAGCTGTAGCAAAGACATCGATGCGTTTATCAACACCAGCAGGTCCAACAATTTGTGCCCCTAAAAGTTGCTGATCTCTCTTCCGCACAACAATTTTAATAAACATCCGTTGAGCTCCTGGGTAATATCCTGCAATATGCCGTGCAGAGATTTTATATGCCTCATACTCAAATCCAAGGTCCTTTGCCGTACGTTCATTAATACCTGTCGTCGCAATTGTTAAATCGAAAAATTTCAGTATTGAGGTGCCGACAATACCACGAAACGGTGCAAATTTGCCAGACATATTAAGCCCAGCTAAGCGCCCTTGCTTATTTGCCGTCGTTCCTAATGGTACATAATCTAAACGTTCTTTAACGATATGAAAATGAGTTGCACAATCCCCAGCCGCATATACATCTTCAACTGACGTCTCCAAATGACGATTAACGATGATTGCACCATTTTTAGCTAGACTAATATTTGTCCCCTCTAAAAATTGTGTATTTGGTTTAATACCCGAAGCGACAATAACTAAATCAGTAGCTAACGCACCTTTATCTGTTATGATTCGTTCCACACGTGATGTGCCCTCAAACGCTTCGGCAGTAGTATTTAATAGTAGCTCAATACCTTGCTTTTTTGCCTCTTCATGGACATGCTTAGCTAGCTCTTCATCTAAAATATTAGCGACCTGATTGCCTCGCTGAATAAGTCGCACGTTCTTATTACATGCCCGAATTGTTTCCGCCATTTCAAGCCCAATATAGCCCCCACCAAGAATGGTCACATGCTCAATATCTGGCGTTAAATCTGCAAGTAAATCCTCTAATTCAGGGATAGTTTTAACTTTATGAATACCTGCTAAGTCAGCACCCTTTTGTACAGGGATGATTGGATTAGCTCCTGTAGCGATAAGAAGCTTATCGTATGCAATCTCAAATGGCTCACCTGAAAATTGTGTGCCTTTAACAAGCTTGTTCTCCACATCGATCTGCTTGACCTCATGCCCCACTCGCGCATCAATACCGTATTTATCTCGGAATGTTTCCACATCCCTTGCAATAAGACGCTTTGATGATGAAATCCGCCCATCTACTACATAAGGTAAACCACATTGTCCATATGAATAGATAAAACCTCGCTCTAAAGAGGTAATTTCCGCCCCTGGTACATTTCGATAAATCTCCATAGCGGCAGACATTCCTGCCGCATCTCCCCCAATAATTACGAATTTCATCCTACAAGCCCCCTTTTCTCATGACCACTTAATTTCAGTATCGTAACTATGTAAATGACATTTCCCACCACAGACATAGCAAATCGTCCCCCCATAGGTGAAAAATCGTCATAACGCTTCCCTACTTTTGAGATGGAGATGGACGTACTGAAATCAAACGATATACACCACTTACTTTGCAACTTTTCAATAATTTAATGTTATCAAAAAGCTAATTACAAATGCACGTTTCCAGTACTACCTTTTTTTAAAAGGTAATGAGCGGTATGAGAACGACTCACCATTTAAACGTATTTTTCTTTTCTACAAAAAACAGGTAAAGAAAAACAACCGTTTTCCTTTACCTGTTTAAGTACTTATGCTTTTGCTATTTCTTCTTTGCAGAAAGTTAAAATCTCTTCTAACTCATCATCTTCAAGCGCAAAGTCTAAATACTCTCCCTTTGCCTTTTCCATAATGAAGTAATTTAAAATAAATGGTGCACCTTCTTTTTCGCCAATTAAAACACGGATTTCAATACCCGCTTCATGGTACAGCTCATCCTCTTCATCAATATCTACATCTAAAATAAACTCATAGCGCTTACCTTCAATAATATTCGTCGGATCTAAAATTTCTTCCACCGAAAATTGTGTAATATCCATTTATACTAGCTCCTTTATCTTTACCTATTCTTTTCTATAATAAATCAATTTCAGCATGGGTCAACTAGAAAACCTGTATACACCTACAAGCAATTATGCCACAATAAAGTAAATCTTTTCGTACTGCAATTCAAATCAAATGACATAAAGGGGGCTTTTTAATGAAAGAGCTACTATATTATCAAGATGCTATGCAACGGGAATTTACTGCAACAGTTGTACGAACTGGCATAGAGGATGATGGACGCCAGTACGTTGTGCTTTCTAACACGGCCTTTTATCCAACAGGTGGCGGTCAGCCGTATGATACAGGAACATTAAACAACACGAACGTAATCGATGTTGAAAAAATCAATGAAGAAATCCGTCATTATATAGAGGGCGATGCCTCCACTTTATCTGGTGAAGTGCATGGTACATTGAACTGGCAACGCAGATTCGACCATATGCAACAGCACGCAGGACAGCACATCTTAACCGCCGCTTTTGTCGAACTTTTTGATGCACAAACAGTAAGCTTTCACCTCGGTAGTGAGCAGGTGACGATTGATATTGCTGTCGACAGCCTATCAAAAGAGCAGCTCGCGGCAGCTGAGGCTCGAGCTAATGACATTATTTTAGAAAACCGTCCAATTGAGACAAAATGGATTACAGAGCAAGAACTTAGTAATTACAATCTACGTAAAGAGGTAGCAGTGACAGGTGAAATTCGGTTAGTCATTATTCCTGACTTTGACTACAATGGCTGTGGAGGTACGCACCCAACATCAACAGGACAAGTTAGCGCTATTAAAATTTTAGGCACTGAAAAAATGAAGGGCAATGTACGTGTGTCGTTTGTATGTGGTCAACGCGTTTTAGCAGAGCTAGCTATGAGAAAAACTGTACTTGCTGATGTTGCAAAACAATTAAGTGTACCTGAAGTCGAAGCAGCTACAGCACTTGCAAAGCTATTAGCAACACAAAAAGCGACGGAAAAGGCACTCGTAGCAGCAAAAGAGGAATTGCTTACCTTTGAAGCAAATGCCTTGGCATCTAGTGATAACAATATAATTACCGCTGCATTTAATAATCGTTCGATACAAGAACTTCAAAAATTGGCTCGTTTTATCGTGGCTGAACGTTCCGATGCCATCGCATTACTCGTTTCAGAAAATGAAGACAAGCTACAATTTGTGTCGACGCGTGGCGCCCATGTACAAACAAGTATGAAAGAGCTTGCCGCGAAAGTTTTACCACTTATTAATGGTAAAGGTGGCGGCAGTGATCAAATGGTACAAGGCGGCGGCGAGCGAATCATCGCCCGTGAGCAACTGCTCACTGCTATGCAAGAAGCGTTGAATTAGTGCCAGTCACTCAAACAATTCTGAACTCTTTCAACAATTTAAAACCCATTGTAAAAAAGTACAAAACGTGCCGTTGGGTAGTAAATATTCTCCGTCTTAGACAACAATGGCATAGAAAAAAGTGTTAGATTGATTGCCATCAATCTAACACTTTTTCTCTTTTGCACTAGCCTCTTAGCGCTCATTTTATAATTTAAATTGTTGAATTGCTCCTTGTAAGCGATTCGCCATTTCAGACATTTTAATCGTTTGTTCGTTCATAGTCTCTACAGTGTTCATCTGCTCGGATGTTGCGGTTTTCACTTCAGATACATAATCACTTGCAGCATGTGCTGTTGCCGCCATTTCTTCCATTGAAGCTGAAACCTCTTCCGTATTAGCAGACATTTGCTCTGCTGAAGCATTCATTTCCTCAATTTGACCTGCTATTTCACCAACAGCATGTACGATTTCTTCAAAACGTTCTCCTACTGCCTCAATAGCATCTAATCCTCGTGCTACATTTACTTCGCCACTCTCTGCAGCCTTCACAACCTCTAATGTGTATGCTTGTACTCGATCAATTAATACATTTATTTGCGCAGCAGAACCCGCTGTTTGCTCTGAAAGTTTTCTTACTTCCTCTGCTACCACTGCAAAGCCTTTACCTGCATCCCCTGCACGTGCAGCTTCAATTGAAGCATTAAGGGCTAGTAAGTTTGTTTGATCGGAAATATCAGTAATCATTTTTGAAATTAGTTCTATTTCTTTCGATTCCTGTTCCAATTTACGGATAATGTCGAGCTCTACTGCTGTTCCTCGCTGTATTTCATCCATACGATTAATAGATTGTTTTACCGCTCCATTACTTTCACTTATTTTCTCGGAAATAAAATCAGTATTAGATGCAATCGTCGAAGCAA
Proteins encoded in this region:
- a CDS encoding ABC transporter ATP-binding protein; this translates as MTPLLKVQNVGKTYGKGANTFTALENITFEVGQGEFVGVMGPSGAGKSTLLNVLATIDTPTTGDIVIGNTNLAHMKDTQLADFRRDNLGFIFQDYNLLDSLTVRENIVLPLAIAKVPQKEIAIRVERIAQLFGISELLDKYPYQISGGQKQRTASSRALVTSPKLIFADEPTGALDSKSATDLLESLSDLNQTHAATIMMVTHDAFAASFCQRILFIQDGKLSKEIHRSTQTRKQFFQEILQVLASVGGGVNDVI
- a CDS encoding FAD-dependent oxidoreductase, with protein sequence MKFVIIGGDAAGMSAAMEIYRNVPGAEITSLERGFIYSYGQCGLPYVVDGRISSSKRLIARDVETFRDKYGIDARVGHEVKQIDVENKLVKGTQFSGEPFEIAYDKLLIATGANPIIPVQKGADLAGIHKVKTIPELEDLLADLTPDIEHVTILGGGYIGLEMAETIRACNKNVRLIQRGNQVANILDEELAKHVHEEAKKQGIELLLNTTAEAFEGTSRVERIITDKGALATDLVIVASGIKPNTQFLEGTNISLAKNGAIIVNRHLETSVEDVYAAGDCATHFHIVKERLDYVPLGTTANKQGRLAGLNMSGKFAPFRGIVGTSILKFFDLTIATTGINERTAKDLGFEYEAYKISARHIAGYYPGAQRMFIKIVVRKRDQQLLGAQIVGPAGVDKRIDVFATALFNKMTLPDLLDLDLAYAPPFNGVWDPLQQAARVNARI
- a CDS encoding sensor histidine kinase; the protein is MRWRLTARFLLSILSIVIIVIFVNTAIFIGLMIYQQYNKFNDATADTEEIFVRGFQQYIDINNGQPSVSEEGLQQLHQRNAWIQLLDANGQVIDGYFTPPKALSHYAPVDLIQVYKYKEFDVDTTVYVGSKDNISYLIGIKGSGVSRLVVHLSGTSILQLIGKFGLLIVIADLLVATLVGWLFGRTLTKPLYAMIERIQHLKNHKHMPIKVPKGLYRPVFENLSEVSSELAAHEQERKRLELMREEWISNVSHDMKTPLASIRGYAELLNDRGLLPNEQTEYAQIIEKQSLHMQDLLDDLNLTMRLRHQQLPLALTDVNIVQFMREIVIDTLNTPPYEQANIEFDATAEVIVHSIDEHFMRRAVINFLYNAILHNPPDVCVHVLVDANTITITDNGHGISAEDLTHIFERYYRGTNTEQKQGTGLGTAIARDIIEAHGGTVSITSEEQKGTTVTIQLHKVNEK
- a CDS encoding DUF6509 family protein: MDITQFSVEEILDPTNIIEGKRYEFILDVDIDEEDELYHEAGIEIRVLIGEKEGAPFILNYFIMEKAKGEYLDFALEDDELEEILTFCKEEIAKA
- a CDS encoding alanyl-tRNA editing protein, whose translation is MKELLYYQDAMQREFTATVVRTGIEDDGRQYVVLSNTAFYPTGGGQPYDTGTLNNTNVIDVEKINEEIRHYIEGDASTLSGEVHGTLNWQRRFDHMQQHAGQHILTAAFVELFDAQTVSFHLGSEQVTIDIAVDSLSKEQLAAAEARANDIILENRPIETKWITEQELSNYNLRKEVAVTGEIRLVIIPDFDYNGCGGTHPTSTGQVSAIKILGTEKMKGNVRVSFVCGQRVLAELAMRKTVLADVAKQLSVPEVEAATALAKLLATQKATEKALVAAKEELLTFEANALASSDNNIITAAFNNRSIQELQKLARFIVAERSDAIALLVSENEDKLQFVSTRGAHVQTSMKELAAKVLPLINGKGGGSDQMVQGGGERIIAREQLLTAMQEALN
- a CDS encoding YxeA family protein, producing the protein MKKTFISIGALFILFVAGLCVLMTVDFNRLNKDTYYVHITADGEVEEFKANDGQIIQTYWYELPAFKENGEEMMLKFSAQKNLRLDAYLKLYVKKENEVTSYDEIQYDDMPAKVQAQMK
- a CDS encoding ABC transporter permease, translating into MTLFSLARKNIQRNFSNYFLYIASMVFSIVIYFTFVTLKYSDDLAGSTSMSQQIKGLMSASSIVLLFFIVIFIAYSNSFFMKKRKKEVALYSLLGVRKQKIGLMLFFENLVIGLVSLVLGIIIGFFMSKVLLTILVRLMGYQVVANLTFTPEAVLQTAGIFAVLFLFTSLQGYRVIYQFKLIDLFHAEKQGEKIPRASFLAAIMGTVLIAFGYYTASSDIFTSPIWKLFTILGTPLLVIGVTIVGTYLLFHSVSVFVLTALKKATSWSWRGLNLIGVSQLLYRIRANAKSLSIIAILSATTITAGGGVFGMYYNTEESVRQMLPNTFMWKGDAVEFDQQNVIYNETIHAKNLRVDNEFAFFEYTLLKESDYNRLATLQGKNRELHVADGSAVLLDVSYDERFSHDYTGENFKLLSGESFHIDKMYTDSVLNFIPAGTVLVVNDLAFDTTNAEGVTMQAVSMDNDLKQQSISKQIYKQLSTEQQEWFSSVPQSYEDSLGTVGSLLFVGSFLGLVFLAATGSIIYFKVLTEAEEDQAKYAVLNKIGVNSKQILKTVAGQVAVIFSAPLIVGIVHSAFALLAFSQLFNMDITKPVLLWMVAYSVIYGLYYLFTVRSFYKIVRQGN
- a CDS encoding glutathione peroxidase: MNIYDIDVALEDGTEYSLEKYKGKAMLIVNTATKCGFTPQFEELEELYKKYHDDGLVVLGFPSNQFKQEVDSAEEAASQCRLTYGVTFPMHEMVKVNGKEAHPVFNYLTTHSKGFLGSNVKWNFTKFLVDRNGEIIKRYGSADKPSSMEEDIKNVLA
- a CDS encoding response regulator transcription factor; the encoded protein is MQEPTILIVEDEADLANLLKVSLQKEGYKLIHIANSIDKAWSSFQQVKPDIVLLDVMLPDGEGYDLCRRIREVSHIPVLFLSAKNEEIDKILGLAIGGDDYITKPFSPKEVAYRVKAHLRRAGYQIQETTTTTQIKTIQVGPFVLNSDETEVHKDGTLLELTAKEIGLMACFMHNPNRILSKETLFERVWSEDFFGSDNTVMVHIRRLREKIEHDPSKPVYITTVKGLGYKLVVPKEPQT